In Prosthecomicrobium sp. N25, one DNA window encodes the following:
- a CDS encoding helix-turn-helix transcriptional regulator, producing the protein MDLLERRLRQFGATHVVLTGLPLPHRPVNKLILRISWPDLRNDGYLLGLESGDAVLTRCLAARRSFVIRGGLVIDDDSEGTGRPNRIGPSELIDAAGSAATVVAIPIHDLHPFQGCIVIAGPAIELTAVERMALEYYCVAAFKRLQVTGRINGGRPGDLSERERRVLELTAIGKTASEIAELLEISQRTVHAHLQNASEKLNASNKTHTVVEALRYGQIAI; encoded by the coding sequence TTGGACCTGCTGGAACGCAGGCTCCGGCAGTTCGGCGCGACCCATGTGGTGCTCACCGGCCTCCCGCTGCCCCATCGTCCGGTGAACAAGCTCATTCTTCGGATATCCTGGCCCGATCTGCGCAACGACGGCTATCTGCTCGGACTCGAGTCGGGCGACGCCGTGCTGACACGGTGCCTGGCTGCGCGCCGCTCCTTCGTCATCCGCGGGGGGCTCGTCATCGACGACGACTCGGAAGGGACCGGCAGGCCGAATCGAATCGGTCCCTCCGAACTGATCGACGCGGCCGGCTCCGCCGCCACCGTCGTCGCGATCCCGATCCACGACCTTCACCCCTTCCAGGGCTGCATCGTCATCGCCGGTCCGGCGATCGAACTCACGGCGGTCGAGCGCATGGCCCTGGAGTATTATTGCGTGGCCGCCTTCAAGCGCCTGCAGGTTACCGGGCGCATCAACGGAGGCCGTCCGGGCGACCTGTCGGAGCGCGAGCGGCGGGTCCTCGAACTGACCGCCATCGGCAAGACGGCCAGCGAGATCGCCGAACTGCTCGAGATCTCCCAGCGGACCGTCCACGCCCACCTTCAGAACGCGAGCGAGAAGCTCAACGCCTCCAACAAGACGCATACGGTCGTCGAGGCGCTCCGCTACGGCCAGATCGCCATCTGA
- a CDS encoding ABC transporter ATP-binding protein produces MATVVPLKAADRPQGARPAIRLTDVRVEFRMKGKPAFKAVAPTSFAVAENEFVAIVGPTGCGKSTLLNAVAGLLKPAGGAVEVFGKPLAGLNPEAGYLFQQDAVMPWKTALDNVALGLEIRGVARAEALAEAKSWLTRVGLARFLDRYPHELSGGQRKRVGLAQVLIRHPKILLMDEPFGPLDAQTRQIMGSLLLDLWAADRKAVLFVTHDLEEAIALSDRVLIMSAGPEARVIGDHRIDLARPRDAADIRTDPRFHQIHKAIWSELKAEVVKTYGENA; encoded by the coding sequence ATGGCGACTGTCGTCCCCTTGAAGGCGGCCGATCGGCCGCAAGGTGCCCGGCCCGCCATCCGGCTGACGGACGTGCGCGTCGAGTTCCGGATGAAGGGCAAGCCGGCCTTCAAGGCGGTCGCGCCGACGAGCTTCGCGGTGGCCGAGAACGAGTTCGTCGCCATCGTGGGCCCGACCGGCTGCGGCAAGTCCACGCTTCTCAACGCCGTCGCGGGCCTGTTGAAGCCGGCCGGTGGCGCGGTCGAGGTCTTCGGCAAGCCGCTCGCGGGCCTCAACCCCGAGGCCGGCTATCTCTTCCAGCAGGACGCCGTCATGCCGTGGAAGACCGCGCTCGACAACGTCGCGCTCGGGCTGGAGATCCGCGGCGTCGCTCGCGCGGAGGCGCTCGCCGAAGCGAAGTCCTGGCTGACCCGGGTCGGGCTCGCCCGCTTCCTCGACCGCTATCCCCACGAGCTCTCGGGCGGTCAGCGCAAGCGCGTCGGCCTGGCGCAGGTTCTGATCCGCCACCCCAAGATCCTGCTCATGGACGAGCCCTTCGGCCCCCTCGACGCCCAGACCCGCCAGATCATGGGCAGCCTGCTCCTCGACCTCTGGGCTGCCGACCGCAAGGCCGTGCTCTTCGTCACCCACGACCTCGAGGAGGCGATCGCGCTCTCCGACCGGGTGCTCATCATGTCCGCCGGCCCCGAGGCGCGCGTGATCGGCGACCACCGGATCGATCTCGCCCGCCCCCGCGACGCCGCCGACATCCGCACGGATCCGCGGTTCCATCAGATCCACAAGGCGATCTGGTCCGAGCTCAAGGCCGAAGTCGTGAAGACCTACGGGGAGAACGCCTGA
- a CDS encoding M20/M25/M40 family metallo-hydrolase — protein MNTESVLARIDADFEASLSRLFDLVKIPSISTDPAFSGEVRRAAEWCRAELAAIGFEASVRPTPGHPMVVAHWTGKVEREGPHVLFYGHYDVQPVDPLSLWETPPFEPRIAEKPDGTRMIVGRGAADDKGQLLTFLEAARATVAETGALPCRVTVLLEGEEESGSPSLAGFLDANRAELARDLALVCDTNMWNPSTPAITATLRGLVGEEVVVQCADRDLHSGLFGGPAANPIRILARILAGLHDDAGRVTLPGFYDGVADLPADVAAQWNALGLTAESFLGPVGLSTPAGEKGRSVLEQVWARPTCEFNGIVGGYTGEGFKTVLPARASAKVSFRLVVGQDPARIRDGFRAYVRSCLPPDAKVEFHPHGGSPGLALSFDSPALARAREALTAEWGKPAVLIGGGGSIPVVGNFKRQLGMESLMIGFGLDDDRIHSPNEKYDVTSYHKGIRSWARVLDSLARA, from the coding sequence ATGAACACCGAATCCGTCCTCGCCCGCATCGATGCCGATTTCGAGGCCTCCCTGTCGCGGCTCTTCGACCTCGTGAAGATCCCCTCGATCTCCACCGACCCGGCCTTTTCGGGCGAGGTCCGCCGCGCCGCCGAATGGTGCCGGGCCGAGCTCGCCGCGATCGGCTTCGAGGCCTCGGTGCGCCCCACGCCCGGCCACCCGATGGTGGTCGCGCACTGGACCGGCAAGGTGGAGCGCGAGGGGCCGCACGTGCTGTTCTACGGCCACTACGACGTGCAGCCCGTCGACCCGCTGTCGTTGTGGGAGACACCGCCCTTCGAGCCGCGCATCGCCGAGAAGCCGGACGGCACGCGCATGATCGTCGGCCGCGGCGCCGCCGACGACAAGGGCCAGCTCCTCACCTTCCTGGAGGCCGCCCGCGCCACCGTGGCCGAGACCGGGGCGCTGCCCTGCCGGGTGACCGTCCTGCTCGAGGGCGAGGAGGAGTCCGGCTCGCCCTCGCTCGCCGGCTTCCTGGACGCCAACAGGGCCGAACTCGCCCGCGACCTTGCGCTCGTCTGCGACACCAACATGTGGAACCCCTCGACCCCGGCCATCACCGCCACCCTGCGCGGCCTGGTCGGCGAAGAGGTCGTCGTCCAGTGCGCCGACCGGGACCTGCATTCCGGCCTCTTCGGCGGGCCCGCCGCCAACCCGATCCGGATCCTGGCCCGCATTCTCGCCGGGCTTCACGACGACGCCGGAAGGGTCACGCTGCCGGGCTTCTACGACGGCGTCGCCGACCTGCCGGCCGACGTGGCCGCCCAGTGGAACGCCCTCGGGCTCACGGCGGAGAGCTTCCTCGGCCCGGTCGGGCTGTCCACGCCCGCCGGCGAGAAGGGGCGCTCCGTGCTCGAGCAGGTCTGGGCGCGGCCGACCTGCGAGTTCAACGGGATCGTCGGAGGCTATACGGGCGAGGGCTTCAAGACGGTGCTGCCTGCCCGGGCCTCCGCCAAGGTCTCGTTCCGCCTCGTGGTCGGCCAGGACCCGGCGCGGATCCGCGACGGTTTCCGCGCCTATGTCCGGTCCTGCCTGCCCCCGGACGCCAAGGTCGAATTCCACCCGCACGGCGGCAGCCCTGGCCTTGCCCTGAGCTTCGACAGCCCGGCCCTGGCCCGCGCCCGCGAGGCGCTCACCGCCGAATGGGGCAAGCCCGCCGTCCTGATCGGCGGCGGCGGCTCGATCCCGGTCGTCGGCAACTTCAAGCGCCAGCTCGGCATGGAAAGCCTGATGATCGGCTTCGGCCTCGACGACGACCGCATCCATTCGCCGAACGAGAAGTACGACGTCACCTCCTACCACAAGGGCATCCGCTCCTGGGCACGGGTCCTGGACTCGCTGGCGCGGGCCTGA
- a CDS encoding type II toxin-antitoxin system VapB family antitoxin — protein sequence MLNIKRPETYELAKAVAERTGQSLTDAVTEALRDKLKTLEDDKERDIKKRVASLLEHARLWREAMGPDLPTREEIDAQIYDEDGLPR from the coding sequence ATGCTGAACATCAAGCGTCCCGAGACCTACGAACTGGCGAAGGCGGTCGCGGAACGCACCGGCCAGTCGCTGACCGACGCCGTCACCGAGGCGCTGAGGGACAAGCTGAAGACCCTGGAAGACGACAAAGAGCGGGACATCAAGAAAAGGGTCGCGAGTCTCCTCGAGCATGCGAGGCTGTGGCGCGAGGCGATGGGGCCGGACCTGCCGACACGCGAAGAGATCGATGCGCAGATCTATGACGAGGACGGCTTGCCCCGATGA
- a CDS encoding PdaC/SigV domain-containing protein has protein sequence MTTTYRVRLGAILLAGAVVGPPARGDEAPETIREATAAATILVEVDPAILQVPKLSTRIRREVTRSVAAWKAEAEAERANNPEAFRDGRRWSFEQSYRLRFASTRWVSVGVTTEAYTGGAHGATAFEAINWDKARETRFGLGEILTETRSGGPALTALAAGLRKAVMAEKAERGVETAGREEDIAAALPADASELPPFTLEPAGKAGKATGLRFAIEHYLVGSYAEGTYSVVVPTGAFVRFIRPEMRGLFVGGER, from the coding sequence ATGACAACGACGTACCGGGTCCGGCTGGGGGCCATCCTCCTCGCCGGAGCCGTTGTGGGGCCGCCGGCGCGCGGCGACGAGGCCCCCGAAACGATCCGGGAGGCGACGGCGGCCGCCACCATTCTGGTCGAGGTCGACCCGGCGATCCTGCAGGTCCCCAAGCTTTCGACTCGCATCCGTCGCGAGGTGACGCGGTCCGTCGCGGCCTGGAAGGCAGAGGCGGAGGCCGAGCGGGCGAACAACCCGGAGGCGTTCCGGGACGGCCGGCGCTGGAGCTTCGAGCAGAGCTACCGCCTCCGCTTCGCCTCGACCCGCTGGGTTTCGGTCGGCGTCACCACGGAGGCCTACACGGGCGGTGCGCACGGCGCGACCGCCTTTGAGGCCATAAACTGGGACAAGGCCCGGGAGACGCGCTTCGGGCTCGGCGAGATCCTCACCGAGACCCGGTCGGGCGGCCCCGCGCTCACGGCGCTGGCGGCCGGGCTGCGCAAGGCGGTGATGGCGGAGAAGGCCGAGCGCGGCGTCGAGACCGCCGGCCGGGAGGAGGACATCGCGGCCGCCTTGCCGGCCGACGCCTCGGAACTCCCGCCCTTCACGCTGGAGCCGGCTGGTAAGGCCGGCAAGGCGACCGGACTGCGATTCGCCATCGAGCACTACCTCGTCGGGTCCTATGCGGAAGGCACCTACTCGGTCGTGGTCCCGACCGGGGCGTTCGTCCGCTTCATCCGGCCGGAGATGCGGGGCCTCTTCGTCGGCGGCGAGCGGTAG
- the scpA gene encoding methylmalonyl-CoA mutase has protein sequence MSRIPDFSQIPFDPAAATLAAGAGSAEAWMTPEGIPVAPVYGPEDIAGLDFVDTWPGLPPFLRGPYPTMYVNQPWTIRQYAGFSTAEDSNAFYRRNLAAGQKGLSVAFDLATHRGYDSDHPRVTGDVGMAGVAIDSIYDMRTLFSGIPLDQMSVSMTMNGAVLPILALFIVAAEEQGVPQEKLSGTIQNDILKEFMVRNTYIYPPAPSMRIISDIFAYTSKTMPKFNSISISGYHMQEAGATADLELAYTLADGIEYIRAGIAAGMPVDSFAPRLSFFWAIGMNFFMEVAKLRAARLLWAKLVKQHFDPKDERSLSLRTHSQTSGWSLTAQDVYNNVVRTCVEAMAATQGHTQSLHTNALDEALALPTDFSARIARNTQIVLQQESGTTRTIDPWGGSFYVERLTGELALKALQHIEEVEGLGGMAKAIEAGIPKLRIEEAAAKTQARIDSGAQTVVGVNKYKPDTEQPIDVLKVDNSAVRATQIEKLKRLRAERDEARTQAALDALTAAAASGTGNLLDLSVQAARAKATVGEISLAMEKVFGRHKAEIRSIQGVYKREVAKMSDAVDRVLKRVEAFEENDGRRPRILVAKMGQDGHDRGQKVIASAFADLGFDVDIGPLFATPEEAARQAVENDVHIVGVSSLAAGHLTLVPALKAALEARGRGDIMIVVGGVIPPQDYDTLLAAGASAIFPPGTVVADAAEKLVHELNARLGYAERQAAE, from the coding sequence ATGAGCCGGATCCCGGACTTCAGCCAGATCCCCTTCGACCCTGCCGCGGCCACGCTCGCGGCCGGAGCCGGCTCCGCGGAGGCGTGGATGACGCCGGAAGGGATCCCCGTGGCGCCCGTGTACGGCCCGGAGGACATCGCCGGGCTCGACTTCGTCGACACCTGGCCGGGGCTGCCGCCGTTCCTGCGCGGGCCGTACCCGACCATGTACGTGAACCAGCCCTGGACGATCCGGCAGTATGCCGGCTTCTCGACGGCGGAGGACTCCAACGCCTTCTACCGGCGCAACCTGGCGGCCGGCCAGAAGGGACTGTCGGTCGCCTTCGACCTCGCCACTCACCGGGGCTACGATTCCGACCACCCGCGGGTGACGGGCGACGTCGGCATGGCGGGCGTGGCGATCGACTCGATCTACGACATGCGCACACTCTTCTCGGGAATCCCGCTCGACCAGATGAGCGTGTCGATGACCATGAACGGCGCGGTGCTGCCGATCCTGGCGCTCTTCATCGTGGCGGCTGAGGAACAGGGTGTCCCGCAGGAGAAGCTTTCGGGGACCATCCAGAACGACATCCTGAAGGAGTTCATGGTCCGCAACACCTACATCTATCCGCCGGCGCCCTCGATGCGCATCATCTCGGACATCTTCGCCTACACGTCGAAGACAATGCCGAAGTTCAACTCGATCTCGATCTCCGGCTACCACATGCAGGAGGCCGGGGCGACGGCGGACCTGGAGCTCGCCTACACGCTGGCGGACGGAATCGAATACATTCGCGCCGGCATCGCGGCCGGCATGCCGGTCGACAGCTTCGCGCCGCGCCTGTCGTTCTTCTGGGCGATCGGCATGAACTTCTTCATGGAGGTCGCCAAGCTGCGCGCCGCGCGCCTGCTCTGGGCGAAGCTCGTGAAGCAGCATTTCGATCCGAAGGACGAGCGCTCGCTGTCGCTCAGGACCCATTCGCAGACGTCCGGCTGGTCGCTCACCGCCCAGGACGTGTACAACAACGTCGTACGCACCTGTGTCGAGGCGATGGCAGCGACACAAGGCCACACCCAGTCGTTGCATACCAACGCACTCGACGAAGCCCTGGCGCTGCCGACCGACTTCTCGGCCCGGATCGCCCGCAACACGCAGATCGTGTTGCAGCAGGAGAGCGGGACGACGCGGACGATCGACCCGTGGGGCGGCTCCTTCTACGTGGAGCGGTTGACCGGCGAACTCGCCCTGAAGGCCCTCCAGCACATCGAGGAGGTCGAGGGGCTCGGCGGCATGGCGAAGGCCATCGAGGCCGGCATCCCGAAGCTGCGGATCGAGGAGGCGGCCGCGAAGACGCAGGCGCGCATCGATTCCGGCGCGCAGACCGTGGTCGGCGTCAACAAGTACAAGCCCGACACCGAGCAGCCGATCGACGTGCTCAAGGTGGACAACTCCGCCGTGCGGGCGACTCAGATCGAAAAGCTGAAGCGGCTCAGGGCCGAGCGGGACGAGGCGCGGACGCAAGCGGCGCTCGACGCCCTGACGGCCGCGGCCGCATCGGGAACCGGGAACCTCCTCGATCTTTCGGTCCAGGCGGCGCGCGCCAAGGCGACCGTCGGGGAGATCAGCCTGGCGATGGAGAAGGTCTTCGGCCGGCACAAGGCGGAGATCCGGTCGATCCAGGGCGTCTACAAGCGGGAGGTCGCCAAGATGAGCGACGCGGTCGATCGGGTCCTGAAGCGGGTCGAGGCCTTCGAGGAGAACGACGGACGGCGGCCGCGCATCCTGGTCGCCAAGATGGGCCAGGACGGGCACGACCGCGGCCAGAAGGTGATCGCCTCCGCGTTCGCGGACCTGGGCTTCGACGTCGACATCGGGCCCCTCTTCGCCACCCCCGAGGAGGCGGCGCGGCAGGCGGTCGAGAACGACGTCCACATCGTCGGCGTCTCGTCGCTCGCGGCCGGCCACCTGACGCTGGTGCCGGCCCTTAAGGCGGCCCTGGAGGCGCGCGGGCGCGGCGACATCATGATCGTGGTCGGCGGCGTGATCCCGCCGCAGGACTACGACACGCTCCTGGCCGCCGGGGCGAGCGCAATCTTCCCCCCCGGGACAGTGGTCGCAGACGCCGCCGAGAAGCTGGTGCACGAGCTGAACGCCCGGCTCGGCTATGCGGAGCGCCAGGCCGCGGAGTGA
- a CDS encoding type II toxin-antitoxin system VapC family toxin: MIVDTSAIMAILLNEKEAVAFAELVANDAHPRMSAGNHVELVVTVTRRDRPIAWDHVAGVLNDLRLVIEPVTVEQAALARSAYLTYGRGQHPARLNFGDCFAYALAKATGEPLLYKGDDFGLTDVKSAL, encoded by the coding sequence ATGATCGTCGACACCTCGGCGATCATGGCGATCCTGCTCAATGAGAAGGAGGCCGTCGCCTTCGCGGAGCTGGTGGCAAACGATGCGCATCCCCGCATGTCGGCCGGCAATCACGTCGAACTTGTCGTCACAGTGACGCGCCGAGACCGTCCGATCGCCTGGGACCATGTCGCCGGGGTGCTGAACGACCTGCGCCTCGTCATCGAGCCCGTCACGGTGGAACAGGCTGCGCTCGCCCGCTCCGCCTACCTGACCTACGGCCGCGGGCAGCACCCGGCTCGTCTGAATTTCGGAGACTGTTTCGCCTACGCTCTTGCCAAGGCGACCGGCGAGCCTCTTCTCTACAAGGGGGACGACTTCGGGCTGACGGATGTGAAGAGCGCCCTATGA
- a CDS encoding methylmalonyl-CoA mutase family protein, translated as MEPLYASARHALALEGRPAGAPWTIVQRIEIPDPGQANAVILADLEGGAGGLELVFAGSATARPHAIAATDADSLGALLDGVYLDIVSLRVDSGESTAAVAASIEAVAAARGVGAGALDLALAFDPLGFLAASGAIATAPAEHVRHAGRIGAARLANRGRGTVLEADGRHWHDAGATEAQELAAVLATATAYWRGLEAEGIAPEAAIRLVGVTLAADQDQFRTIAKFRALRKLWTRLQQAAGIDPAPVRLHAQTSWRSMSRVGPHVNLLRSTIAGFAAGIGGADSVTVLPFTSANGLPDGFARRLARNTQSILLEESNLARVADPAAGSGLVEAETDGLAARAWSLFQEIEAEGGMAAALASGRWQERVASAAADRAKAVARRKQPLTGASEFPDIAEQAVPILEEAPAPAAPAVATPAAIVRPLPPRRLSEPFEALRAASDRTLAETGRRPRIFLANLGRIADFNTRSTWARNLFEAGGIEAVTNDGFASLDELVAAFRAAGTPGACLCSSDAVYGQAAAEAAAALRAAGAGPLLLAGRPADAAAEAAYAASGIDGFVQAGMDVLAALGTLQERLAAAAPATKS; from the coding sequence GTGGAACCCCTCTATGCGTCAGCCCGCCACGCCCTCGCCCTCGAAGGGCGACCCGCCGGAGCCCCCTGGACGATCGTGCAGCGGATCGAGATTCCGGACCCGGGCCAAGCGAATGCGGTGATTCTCGCTGACCTGGAGGGCGGTGCGGGCGGTCTCGAACTGGTCTTCGCCGGCTCCGCGACGGCGCGCCCGCATGCCATCGCGGCGACGGATGCGGACTCCCTCGGCGCCCTCCTGGACGGCGTCTACCTCGATATCGTCAGCCTGCGCGTCGACAGCGGCGAAAGCACGGCGGCGGTCGCGGCAAGCATCGAGGCCGTGGCGGCCGCACGCGGCGTCGGCGCCGGCGCCCTGGACCTCGCCCTGGCCTTCGACCCGCTCGGCTTCCTGGCGGCCTCGGGCGCGATCGCGACCGCGCCGGCGGAGCATGTTCGGCACGCCGGGCGGATCGGCGCGGCTCGGCTCGCGAACCGCGGACGGGGGACCGTGCTGGAGGCGGACGGACGCCATTGGCACGATGCCGGCGCCACCGAGGCGCAGGAACTCGCGGCCGTGCTGGCCACCGCGACCGCCTATTGGCGCGGCCTGGAGGCCGAGGGGATCGCCCCGGAGGCGGCGATCCGGCTGGTGGGCGTGACGCTCGCGGCCGATCAGGACCAGTTCCGGACCATCGCTAAGTTCCGGGCCCTGCGGAAGCTCTGGACGCGCCTGCAGCAGGCCGCCGGCATCGACCCCGCCCCCGTGCGGCTCCACGCCCAGACGTCGTGGCGGTCCATGAGCCGGGTCGGACCGCACGTGAACCTGCTGAGGAGCACCATCGCGGGATTCGCGGCCGGCATCGGCGGCGCCGATTCGGTTACCGTCCTGCCCTTCACGTCGGCGAACGGATTGCCGGACGGCTTCGCCCGGCGGCTCGCGCGCAACACGCAGTCGATCCTGCTGGAGGAATCCAACCTCGCGCGCGTCGCCGATCCGGCCGCCGGATCCGGCCTCGTCGAGGCGGAAACCGACGGTCTCGCGGCGCGGGCCTGGAGCCTCTTCCAGGAGATCGAGGCGGAGGGCGGCATGGCGGCGGCGCTCGCGAGCGGCCGCTGGCAGGAGCGGGTCGCGTCCGCGGCCGCCGACCGCGCCAAGGCGGTCGCGCGCCGCAAGCAGCCGCTGACCGGCGCCAGCGAGTTCCCCGACATCGCCGAACAGGCCGTCCCGATCCTGGAGGAGGCGCCGGCCCCGGCGGCCCCGGCGGTCGCGACGCCGGCCGCGATCGTCCGTCCGCTTCCGCCCCGGCGGCTGTCCGAACCGTTCGAGGCCTTGCGCGCGGCGAGCGACCGGACCCTCGCGGAGACCGGGCGGCGGCCGCGCATCTTCCTCGCCAACCTCGGGCGGATCGCCGACTTCAACACGCGATCGACCTGGGCGCGGAACCTGTTCGAGGCCGGGGGGATCGAGGCCGTGACGAACGACGGATTTGCATCCCTGGACGAGCTTGTGGCCGCGTTCCGTGCCGCGGGCACGCCGGGCGCCTGCCTGTGCTCCTCCGACGCGGTCTACGGGCAAGCGGCCGCCGAGGCTGCCGCCGCGCTCCGGGCGGCAGGAGCCGGTCCCCTGCTCCTCGCCGGACGACCAGCGGACGCGGCCGCGGAGGCGGCCTACGCGGCGTCCGGGATCGACGGCTTCGTGCAGGCGGGGATGGACGTTCTCGCCGCGCTCGGCACGCTCCAGGAGCGGCTCGCCGCCGCGGCCCCCGCGACGAAGAGCTAG
- a CDS encoding helicase HerA-like domain-containing protein: MAADGKIYLGQSVKPEYLELRLANRHGLVTGATGTGKTVSLQVMAEAFSEAGVPVFAADIKGDLSGVAAPGEAKDWVVKRCELIGLADWEPRKYPVVFWDLFGEQGHPIRATVTEMGPLLLARLMGLNETQEGVLNIAFKLADDEGLLLLDMKDLRALLSHVAERAGELTTDYGNVSKATVGAIQRQLLVLEQQGGEAFFGEPALAIADLMLKAPDGRGTVNVLAADKLMANPRLYATFLLWLLSELFEELPEVGDLDKPKLVFFFDEAHLLFDEAPPVLIDKVEQVVRLIRSKGVGVYFVTQNPLDVPDKVSAQLGNRIQHALRAFTPREQKAVRAAAETFRQNPKIDTAQAITELGVGEALVSTLEGRGTPSMVERTFIRPPSARVGPLNPTERATVVNTGPLAGKYDDVVDRVSAYEKLRGKAEAGAGPTASAGPGGGGLLGGILDGIFNTGGGGTPAPRSGGRQRDTLAESVIKSAARSAASSAGRQITQAIVRGVLGGLFKGR; this comes from the coding sequence ATGGCGGCCGACGGCAAGATTTACCTGGGGCAGAGCGTCAAGCCCGAGTATCTGGAGTTGCGGCTCGCCAACCGGCACGGGCTCGTCACCGGAGCGACCGGCACCGGCAAGACGGTGTCGCTGCAGGTCATGGCCGAGGCCTTCTCGGAGGCCGGCGTCCCCGTCTTCGCGGCCGACATCAAGGGCGACCTGTCAGGCGTCGCTGCGCCCGGCGAGGCCAAGGACTGGGTGGTCAAGCGCTGCGAGCTGATCGGCCTCGCCGACTGGGAGCCGCGCAAGTACCCGGTCGTCTTCTGGGACCTCTTCGGCGAGCAGGGCCATCCGATTCGCGCCACCGTCACCGAGATGGGGCCGCTTCTGCTCGCCCGCCTGATGGGCCTCAACGAGACTCAGGAGGGCGTCCTCAACATCGCCTTCAAGCTCGCCGACGACGAGGGACTGCTGCTCCTCGACATGAAGGACCTGCGGGCGCTCCTCTCCCACGTGGCCGAGCGCGCCGGCGAGCTGACGACCGATTACGGCAACGTCTCCAAGGCGACCGTGGGCGCCATCCAGCGCCAGCTCCTCGTGCTCGAGCAGCAGGGCGGCGAGGCCTTCTTCGGCGAGCCCGCCCTCGCCATTGCCGACCTCATGCTGAAGGCGCCGGATGGCCGGGGCACCGTCAACGTCCTCGCCGCCGACAAGCTGATGGCGAACCCGCGCCTCTACGCCACCTTCCTGCTCTGGCTCCTCTCCGAGCTCTTCGAGGAACTGCCGGAGGTGGGCGACCTCGACAAGCCCAAGCTCGTCTTCTTCTTCGACGAGGCGCACCTGCTGTTCGACGAGGCGCCGCCGGTCCTGATCGACAAGGTCGAGCAGGTCGTCCGCCTGATCCGCTCCAAGGGCGTCGGGGTCTATTTCGTCACCCAGAACCCGCTCGACGTGCCCGACAAGGTCTCGGCCCAGCTCGGCAACCGCATCCAGCACGCGCTCCGCGCCTTCACGCCCCGCGAGCAGAAGGCCGTGCGCGCCGCTGCGGAGACTTTTCGACAGAACCCGAAGATCGACACGGCCCAGGCCATCACCGAACTCGGCGTCGGCGAGGCCCTGGTCTCCACGCTGGAGGGCCGCGGCACGCCCTCGATGGTCGAGCGCACCTTCATCCGCCCGCCCTCCGCGCGCGTCGGGCCTCTGAACCCGACCGAGCGCGCCACCGTGGTCAACACCGGGCCGCTCGCCGGCAAGTACGACGACGTCGTCGACCGCGTCTCCGCCTACGAGAAGCTGCGCGGCAAGGCGGAGGCCGGCGCCGGCCCGACCGCCTCCGCCGGCCCGGGCGGCGGCGGCCTCCTCGGCGGCATCCTGGACGGCATCTTCAACACGGGAGGCGGCGGCACCCCGGCGCCGCGGTCCGGCGGCCGCCAGCGCGACACCCTGGCCGAATCGGTCATCAAGTCCGCCGCCCGCTCCGCCGCCTCCTCGGCCGGCCGCCAGATCACCCAGGCGATCGTCCGCGGCGTCCTCGGCGGGTTGTTCAAGGGGCGTTAG
- a CDS encoding DUF2780 domain-containing protein, which produces MSHTPAEMEAESRAVQELVERIRTGVGLDEDTATRAVSIILNFLRAEAPPEVMAEILAKIPEADALMAAPAVAEEGGRGGMLSTIGGLLGGLVGGGMGGVMAAFTMLTDAGLDMDQVQGVTREVIAFARERAGDAPVDAVLGSIPGLAQFAG; this is translated from the coding sequence ATGTCACATACCCCGGCCGAAATGGAAGCGGAGTCGCGTGCGGTGCAGGAACTCGTCGAGCGGATCAGAACCGGCGTGGGGCTCGACGAGGACACCGCGACGCGCGCCGTCTCGATCATCCTCAACTTCCTGCGGGCGGAAGCGCCGCCGGAGGTCATGGCCGAGATCCTCGCCAAGATCCCGGAGGCCGACGCCCTGATGGCCGCGCCGGCGGTCGCCGAGGAGGGCGGGCGCGGCGGGATGCTGTCGACGATCGGGGGGCTGCTCGGCGGCCTCGTCGGCGGCGGGATGGGCGGCGTCATGGCGGCCTTCACGATGCTCACGGACGCGGGCCTGGACATGGATCAGGTGCAGGGGGTGACCCGCGAGGTGATCGCCTTCGCGCGGGAGCGGGCCGGGGACGCGCCGGTGGACGCGGTGCTCGGGTCGATCCCGGGACTGGCGCAATTCGCCGGTTGA
- a CDS encoding DUF4332 domain-containing protein, translating into MSSYPIASIEGVGPAYAEKLKTAGITNTGTLLDRAKDPKGRKTVAAETGIDESRILKWANMCDLMRIKGVAEEYSELLEAAGVDTVKELKTRKPENLHAKMVEVNEAKKLVRLVPSAKQVADWVEQAKSLPAMMTY; encoded by the coding sequence ATGTCGAGCTATCCGATTGCGAGCATCGAGGGCGTGGGTCCGGCCTACGCGGAGAAGCTGAAGACCGCGGGAATCACCAACACCGGGACGCTGCTCGATCGCGCCAAGGATCCCAAGGGGCGCAAGACCGTCGCCGCCGAGACCGGCATCGACGAGAGCCGCATCCTGAAATGGGCCAACATGTGCGACCTGATGCGGATCAAGGGCGTGGCCGAGGAGTATTCCGAGCTGCTCGAGGCCGCCGGCGTGGACACGGTCAAGGAACTCAAGACCCGCAAGCCCGAGAACCTGCATGCCAAGATGGTCGAGGTGAACGAGGCGAAGAAGCTCGTCCGGCTGGTGCCCAGCGCCAAGCAGGTCGCCGACTGGGTCGAGCAGGCCAAGTCCCTGCCGGCCATGATGACCTACTGA